In a single window of the Euwallacea fornicatus isolate EFF26 chromosome 5, ASM4011564v1, whole genome shotgun sequence genome:
- the LOC136339514 gene encoding serine-enriched protein isoform X3: protein MGSRVGGPSTAGLSADKALAGVPRLLDDLQRLSEDTDSADIVFLLGRDEERVYAHRVILMARCKSFQTAKRGEVCRIPGCTVSLAAPGTPTPVRLPKVPPETFKQFLLYVYTGKILLQDNGVFEMMALAQELGVDELRNACEDHVTSTLSVPSACTFLATAMDIQDRSAGGKATAGFIERCVSYIGENAVECVRTNSFLSLPKEAIIKLISSDYLCLDEEDVWRAVLNWAKYQAGVTQPTAHWTEEERVRVCQQLSFVINHVRLLLIDSQVFAEEVEPTGAVPMELSLERYRHAALPSKYLEASEDQRLKPRVSPHLFSGSLIIGQDKSHYQRILNAWYGHPKQTWRLTYRASSHGYLACAFHRHCDGIAPLYGARGEICGGFTDSAWARPPGKSRYIAADRAFLYTLCNHQDLPPTQFHLIKKPFAICYHPESGPIFGAGADLLISSNCNSNMDSYSNLPHTYDGDGASCSILMGDYNFAVADYEVYTPISSSKYSKIERYQ from the exons ATGGGTTCGAGAGTAGGTGGCCCGAGTACTGCAGGTTTGTCTGCAGACAAGGCTTTGGCAGGGGTTCCCCGGCTTCTGGACGATCTCCAGAGACTTTCCGAAGACACAGATTCTGCAGACATAGTCTTTCTATTGGGAAGAGATGAGGAGCGGGTCTATGCCCACCGAGTCATTTTAATGGCGAG GTGCAAGAGCTTCCAGACAGCCAAAAGAGGCGAAGTCTGCAGAATCCCGGGGTGCACTGTGTCGCTGGCTGCACCAGGGACCCCCACGCCGGTGCGACTTCCCAAAGTACCACCAGAGactttcaaacaatttttgctttACGTCTACACGGGGAAG ATATTGCTGCAAGATAATGGGGTTTTTGAGATGATGGCACTGGCGCAAGAATTGGGAGTTGATGAGCTAAGAAACGCCTGCGAGGACCACGTAACATCGACCCTTTCAGTTCCATCAGCTTGCACGTTTCTGGCCACTGCTATGGACATACAAGACAGATCGGCGG GTGGCAAAGCCACTGCAGGCTTCATTGAACGGTGCGTCAGCTATATAGGAGAGAATGCAGTGGAATGTGTGAGGACAAACTCATTTCTTTCCCTCCCTAAGGAGGCTATCATTAAACTCATCTCCTCAGattat CTTTGCTTGGATGAGGAAGATGTATGGAGGGCAGTGCTCAACTGGGCCAAATATCAGGCAGGAGTGACACAACCAACAGCTCATTGGACTGAAGAGGAAAGAGTAAGGGTGTGCCAACAGCTCTCCTTTGTAATCAATCATGTGCGCCTGCTTTTAATTG ATTCTCAAGTATTTGCTGAGGAGGTGGAGCCCACAGGAGCAGTACCCATGGAGCTCAGTTTGGAGAGGTACCGACATGCAGCTTTGCCTAGCAAATACCTAGAAGCCTCAGAGGATCAGAGACTAAAGCCTCGAGTTTCACCTCATTTGTTCTCTGGATCTTTGATTATAG GTCAAGACAAAAGCCATTATCAGAGGATTTTGAATGCTTGGTATGGCCATCCCAAGCAGACTTGGAGGTTGACTTACCGAGCTAGTAGTCATGGGTATTTGGCATGTGCATTTCACAGACATTGTGATGGAATTGCTCCTCTTTAT GGCGCAAGGGGAGAAATTTGTGGGGGATTTACTGATTCAGCTTGGGCCCGGCCTCCAGGTAAAAGTCGCTATATTGCGGCGGATAGGGCTTTTCTCTACACCCTATGTAATCACCAGGACTTACCTCCCACTCAGTTCCATTTGATCAAGAAGCCCTTTGCCATTTGTTATCATCCAGA ATCGGGGCCGATTTTTGGGGCAGGGGCGGATTTGCTCATATCCAGCAATTGCAACAGTAATATGGACAGTTATTCCAACTTGCCCCACACTTATGATGGGGATGGGGCTTCTTGTTCTATTCTGATGGGAGACTACAACTTTGCAGTAGCCGATTACGAGGTTTACACTCCCATAAGTTCCTctaaatattctaaaattgaGCGGTATCAgtga
- the LOC136339514 gene encoding serine-enriched protein isoform X2, with protein MGSRVGGPSTAGLSADKALAGVPRLLDDLQRLSEDTDSADIVFLLGRDEERVYAHRVILMARCKSFQTAKRGEVCRIPGCTVSLAAPGTPTPVRLPKVPPETFKQFLLYVYTGKILLQDNGVFEMMALAQELGVDELRNACEDHVTSTLSVPSACTFLATAMDIQDRSAGGKATAGFIERCVSYIGENAVECVRTNSFLSLPKEAIIKLISSDYLCLDEEDVWRAVLNWAKYQAGVTQPTAHWTEEERVRVCQQLSFVINHVRLLLIVFAEEVEPTGAVPMELSLERYRHAALPSKYLEASEDQRLKPRVSPHLFSGSLIIGQDKSHYQRILNAWYGHPKQTWRLTYRASSHGYLACAFHRHCDGIAPLYVIVLGARGEICGGFTDSAWARPPGKSRYIAADRAFLYTLCNHQDLPPTQFHLIKKPFAICYHPESGPIFGAGADLLISSNCNSNMDSYSNLPHTYDGDGASCSILMGDYNFAVADYEVYTPISSSKYSKIERYQ; from the exons ATGGGTTCGAGAGTAGGTGGCCCGAGTACTGCAGGTTTGTCTGCAGACAAGGCTTTGGCAGGGGTTCCCCGGCTTCTGGACGATCTCCAGAGACTTTCCGAAGACACAGATTCTGCAGACATAGTCTTTCTATTGGGAAGAGATGAGGAGCGGGTCTATGCCCACCGAGTCATTTTAATGGCGAG GTGCAAGAGCTTCCAGACAGCCAAAAGAGGCGAAGTCTGCAGAATCCCGGGGTGCACTGTGTCGCTGGCTGCACCAGGGACCCCCACGCCGGTGCGACTTCCCAAAGTACCACCAGAGactttcaaacaatttttgctttACGTCTACACGGGGAAG ATATTGCTGCAAGATAATGGGGTTTTTGAGATGATGGCACTGGCGCAAGAATTGGGAGTTGATGAGCTAAGAAACGCCTGCGAGGACCACGTAACATCGACCCTTTCAGTTCCATCAGCTTGCACGTTTCTGGCCACTGCTATGGACATACAAGACAGATCGGCGG GTGGCAAAGCCACTGCAGGCTTCATTGAACGGTGCGTCAGCTATATAGGAGAGAATGCAGTGGAATGTGTGAGGACAAACTCATTTCTTTCCCTCCCTAAGGAGGCTATCATTAAACTCATCTCCTCAGattat CTTTGCTTGGATGAGGAAGATGTATGGAGGGCAGTGCTCAACTGGGCCAAATATCAGGCAGGAGTGACACAACCAACAGCTCATTGGACTGAAGAGGAAAGAGTAAGGGTGTGCCAACAGCTCTCCTTTGTAATCAATCATGTGCGCCTGCTTTTAATTG TATTTGCTGAGGAGGTGGAGCCCACAGGAGCAGTACCCATGGAGCTCAGTTTGGAGAGGTACCGACATGCAGCTTTGCCTAGCAAATACCTAGAAGCCTCAGAGGATCAGAGACTAAAGCCTCGAGTTTCACCTCATTTGTTCTCTGGATCTTTGATTATAG GTCAAGACAAAAGCCATTATCAGAGGATTTTGAATGCTTGGTATGGCCATCCCAAGCAGACTTGGAGGTTGACTTACCGAGCTAGTAGTCATGGGTATTTGGCATGTGCATTTCACAGACATTGTGATGGAATTGCTCCTCTTTATGTCATTGTTTTA GGCGCAAGGGGAGAAATTTGTGGGGGATTTACTGATTCAGCTTGGGCCCGGCCTCCAGGTAAAAGTCGCTATATTGCGGCGGATAGGGCTTTTCTCTACACCCTATGTAATCACCAGGACTTACCTCCCACTCAGTTCCATTTGATCAAGAAGCCCTTTGCCATTTGTTATCATCCAGA ATCGGGGCCGATTTTTGGGGCAGGGGCGGATTTGCTCATATCCAGCAATTGCAACAGTAATATGGACAGTTATTCCAACTTGCCCCACACTTATGATGGGGATGGGGCTTCTTGTTCTATTCTGATGGGAGACTACAACTTTGCAGTAGCCGATTACGAGGTTTACACTCCCATAAGTTCCTctaaatattctaaaattgaGCGGTATCAgtga
- the LOC136339514 gene encoding serine-enriched protein isoform X1, giving the protein MGSRVGGPSTAGLSADKALAGVPRLLDDLQRLSEDTDSADIVFLLGRDEERVYAHRVILMARCKSFQTAKRGEVCRIPGCTVSLAAPGTPTPVRLPKVPPETFKQFLLYVYTGKILLQDNGVFEMMALAQELGVDELRNACEDHVTSTLSVPSACTFLATAMDIQDRSAGGKATAGFIERCVSYIGENAVECVRTNSFLSLPKEAIIKLISSDYLCLDEEDVWRAVLNWAKYQAGVTQPTAHWTEEERVRVCQQLSFVINHVRLLLIDSQVFAEEVEPTGAVPMELSLERYRHAALPSKYLEASEDQRLKPRVSPHLFSGSLIIGQDKSHYQRILNAWYGHPKQTWRLTYRASSHGYLACAFHRHCDGIAPLYVIVLGARGEICGGFTDSAWARPPGKSRYIAADRAFLYTLCNHQDLPPTQFHLIKKPFAICYHPESGPIFGAGADLLISSNCNSNMDSYSNLPHTYDGDGASCSILMGDYNFAVADYEVYTPISSSKYSKIERYQ; this is encoded by the exons ATGGGTTCGAGAGTAGGTGGCCCGAGTACTGCAGGTTTGTCTGCAGACAAGGCTTTGGCAGGGGTTCCCCGGCTTCTGGACGATCTCCAGAGACTTTCCGAAGACACAGATTCTGCAGACATAGTCTTTCTATTGGGAAGAGATGAGGAGCGGGTCTATGCCCACCGAGTCATTTTAATGGCGAG GTGCAAGAGCTTCCAGACAGCCAAAAGAGGCGAAGTCTGCAGAATCCCGGGGTGCACTGTGTCGCTGGCTGCACCAGGGACCCCCACGCCGGTGCGACTTCCCAAAGTACCACCAGAGactttcaaacaatttttgctttACGTCTACACGGGGAAG ATATTGCTGCAAGATAATGGGGTTTTTGAGATGATGGCACTGGCGCAAGAATTGGGAGTTGATGAGCTAAGAAACGCCTGCGAGGACCACGTAACATCGACCCTTTCAGTTCCATCAGCTTGCACGTTTCTGGCCACTGCTATGGACATACAAGACAGATCGGCGG GTGGCAAAGCCACTGCAGGCTTCATTGAACGGTGCGTCAGCTATATAGGAGAGAATGCAGTGGAATGTGTGAGGACAAACTCATTTCTTTCCCTCCCTAAGGAGGCTATCATTAAACTCATCTCCTCAGattat CTTTGCTTGGATGAGGAAGATGTATGGAGGGCAGTGCTCAACTGGGCCAAATATCAGGCAGGAGTGACACAACCAACAGCTCATTGGACTGAAGAGGAAAGAGTAAGGGTGTGCCAACAGCTCTCCTTTGTAATCAATCATGTGCGCCTGCTTTTAATTG ATTCTCAAGTATTTGCTGAGGAGGTGGAGCCCACAGGAGCAGTACCCATGGAGCTCAGTTTGGAGAGGTACCGACATGCAGCTTTGCCTAGCAAATACCTAGAAGCCTCAGAGGATCAGAGACTAAAGCCTCGAGTTTCACCTCATTTGTTCTCTGGATCTTTGATTATAG GTCAAGACAAAAGCCATTATCAGAGGATTTTGAATGCTTGGTATGGCCATCCCAAGCAGACTTGGAGGTTGACTTACCGAGCTAGTAGTCATGGGTATTTGGCATGTGCATTTCACAGACATTGTGATGGAATTGCTCCTCTTTATGTCATTGTTTTA GGCGCAAGGGGAGAAATTTGTGGGGGATTTACTGATTCAGCTTGGGCCCGGCCTCCAGGTAAAAGTCGCTATATTGCGGCGGATAGGGCTTTTCTCTACACCCTATGTAATCACCAGGACTTACCTCCCACTCAGTTCCATTTGATCAAGAAGCCCTTTGCCATTTGTTATCATCCAGA ATCGGGGCCGATTTTTGGGGCAGGGGCGGATTTGCTCATATCCAGCAATTGCAACAGTAATATGGACAGTTATTCCAACTTGCCCCACACTTATGATGGGGATGGGGCTTCTTGTTCTATTCTGATGGGAGACTACAACTTTGCAGTAGCCGATTACGAGGTTTACACTCCCATAAGTTCCTctaaatattctaaaattgaGCGGTATCAgtga
- the SmE gene encoding probable small nuclear ribonucleoprotein E, which translates to MAYKPQKVQKVMVQPINLIFRYLQNRSRVQVWLYENIRLRIEGHIVGFDEYMNLVLDDAEEYYMKTKNRRQLGRIMLKGDNITLIQMVKPDIGAGDN; encoded by the coding sequence ATGGCCTACAAACCGCAAAAGGTTCAAAAGGTGATGGTGCAGCCCATCAACCTCATCTTCAGATACCTACAGAACCGCTCGCGAGTTCAGGTGTGGCTTTACGAAAACATCAGACTAAGGATCGAGGGACACATTGTCGGCTTCGACGAATACATGAATTTGGTGCTGGACGACGCCGAAGAGTATTACATGAAGACAAAGAACAGAAGGCAGCTGGGCCGGATCATGTTGAAGGGAGATAATATTACGTTGATTCAGATGGTGAAACCAGACATTGGGGCTGGTGACAATTAA